The proteins below come from a single Gordonia pseudamarae genomic window:
- a CDS encoding Zn-ribbon domain-containing OB-fold protein produces the protein MTGTTATAAEITRGRPIPKVNRDTEFFWAAAREHRLVAQCCSACGQLRHPPGPVCPDCHSLEWEVAELSGRGTLYSYVVVHQPLPPGFNEPPIVVVVALDEGTRLVSNMTGVDPDGLRIGEPLEVYFVDQEEGWSAPQFRRPDTGV, from the coding sequence ATGACCGGAACCACGGCTACGGCGGCAGAGATCACCAGGGGACGACCCATTCCGAAGGTCAACCGCGACACCGAGTTCTTCTGGGCCGCGGCCCGCGAACACCGGCTCGTCGCGCAGTGCTGCTCGGCATGCGGACAGCTGCGGCATCCGCCCGGTCCGGTCTGCCCCGACTGCCACAGCCTCGAATGGGAGGTCGCCGAGCTGAGCGGGCGCGGCACCCTCTACAGCTATGTGGTTGTCCACCAGCCGCTTCCGCCAGGATTCAATGAACCGCCGATCGTCGTGGTCGTCGCCCTCGACGAGGGCACCAGGCTGGTGTCCAACATGACCGGCGTGGATCCGGACGGCCTGCGGATCGGTGAGCCGCTCGAGGTGTATTTCGTCGACCAGGAAGAAGGCTGGTCGGCCCCACAATTTCGGCGTCCGGATACCGGCGTCTGA
- a CDS encoding SDR family NAD(P)-dependent oxidoreductase, whose protein sequence is MTQELQGRVAVVTGAARGIGAASVRALLGAGAKVVAGDIDADGLAALAGEYGDRVSTHVVDISTEAGVKTLIDDAAKTFGRLDILHSNAAGIVPEDTDVLTATDDAWRATFDFAVMAAVWGARHAVPLMKQTGGGSIINMSSGAAKFATAAKPAYAACKGAIETLTLYTGAQCGTDGVRCNALRPGFVLTEGIRSLFNEEQLAGVAAQSALGRICTPEDIADAVVWLASDASGYINGQVLAIDGGGMKPSIAW, encoded by the coding sequence ATGACACAGGAATTGCAGGGCAGGGTCGCCGTCGTCACCGGAGCCGCCCGCGGCATCGGCGCGGCCTCCGTGCGGGCGCTGCTGGGCGCCGGTGCCAAGGTCGTCGCCGGCGACATCGACGCCGACGGGCTGGCAGCGCTCGCCGGTGAATACGGCGACCGGGTGAGTACACATGTCGTCGACATCTCGACGGAGGCGGGTGTCAAGACGCTGATCGACGACGCCGCGAAGACCTTCGGCCGCCTCGATATTCTGCACAGCAATGCGGCGGGGATCGTTCCGGAGGACACCGATGTCCTCACCGCAACCGACGACGCATGGCGGGCTACGTTCGACTTCGCGGTCATGGCAGCGGTGTGGGGTGCCCGGCACGCGGTACCACTGATGAAGCAGACCGGTGGTGGGTCGATCATCAACATGTCTTCGGGTGCGGCCAAATTCGCGACCGCCGCCAAACCGGCCTACGCCGCGTGCAAGGGTGCGATCGAAACCCTCACGCTCTACACCGGTGCGCAGTGCGGCACGGACGGGGTTCGCTGCAACGCGCTGCGTCCCGGGTTCGTTCTCACCGAAGGCATCCGGTCGCTGTTCAACGAGGAGCAGCTGGCCGGGGTGGCCGCGCAGTCGGCGCTCGGACGCATCTGTACGCCTGAGGACATCGCCGATGCCGTGGTGTGGCTGGCCTCCGACGCGTCCGGTTATATCAACGGTCAGGTACTGGCCATCGACGGTGGTGGCATGAAACCGTCGATCGCCTGGTAA
- a CDS encoding substrate-binding domain-containing protein has translation MQARSRGRRSAGTAGTLNGAHKLTGLVLVAILVAGVFVWRSLADGCGGNREKVTVITDAAFGKALKPIADTASDNSCYDYRITELANVDVPANLSAGNSSADLWVADSLTRAQRVTQQVRIKTDIVAESLATSPVVLVGSGIGDFKDWNAIMNLANLQVGSPIETSTGEAPIIGGAAEVAAGKLNNSQFFQSMAQMAVRRHNVAEGLDNDNARLRIAASSDSPAITSEQQYLQYLRANPTVTMSSTIPASGTVMLTYPLVNTASVANRDRATTAGQALADAALSKSGRARLVDNNFRDADGHGNGDEVKVVKFDDAEQISKASQIWQAFAVPTRMLQILDTSGSMRSPAGNSTRATLVANATIEGMTLLANDAQVGMWIFGIDKGGPRQDWKEVAEVQRMDHKIGGTSHRERITTLVRSSMKNDLGGGTGLYDTTLAAYKKMLETYDPTTTNLIGLVTDGQNEDASSITRDELLAQLKVLHNPGRPVRILSIGVTDDADAESLKLIADATGGTAYIARDPTDMKGMFTREVDNLVRDFTR, from the coding sequence ATGCAGGCGCGCAGCCGTGGGAGACGATCGGCAGGCACTGCCGGAACGCTCAACGGCGCACACAAGCTCACCGGATTGGTACTCGTGGCCATCCTGGTCGCCGGGGTGTTTGTGTGGCGGAGCCTTGCCGATGGTTGCGGTGGCAACCGCGAGAAGGTGACGGTGATCACCGACGCTGCCTTCGGCAAAGCTCTCAAGCCGATCGCGGACACGGCATCGGATAACTCCTGCTACGACTACCGGATCACCGAACTGGCCAATGTCGACGTTCCCGCCAACCTGAGCGCAGGCAATTCGTCCGCAGATCTGTGGGTGGCCGACTCCCTCACCCGAGCCCAGCGGGTGACCCAACAGGTGCGGATCAAGACCGACATCGTGGCCGAATCCCTGGCAACGTCTCCCGTCGTCCTGGTCGGCTCCGGCATCGGAGACTTCAAGGACTGGAACGCCATCATGAACCTGGCGAATCTGCAGGTGGGCAGCCCGATCGAGACCTCCACCGGTGAGGCCCCGATCATCGGTGGTGCGGCCGAGGTGGCCGCTGGGAAGCTCAACAACAGCCAGTTCTTTCAGTCGATGGCACAGATGGCAGTACGACGACACAACGTGGCTGAAGGGCTGGACAATGACAATGCTCGCCTGAGAATCGCCGCTTCCTCCGATTCGCCCGCGATCACGAGCGAACAGCAGTACCTGCAGTACCTGCGTGCGAATCCCACTGTGACGATGTCATCCACGATTCCCGCATCGGGAACGGTGATGCTCACCTATCCGCTGGTCAACACCGCGTCGGTAGCGAACAGGGACCGTGCGACCACAGCGGGTCAGGCACTGGCGGACGCAGCCCTGTCGAAGAGTGGACGCGCCCGGCTGGTCGACAACAACTTCCGGGATGCCGATGGCCACGGCAACGGCGATGAGGTGAAGGTCGTGAAGTTCGACGACGCAGAGCAGATCTCGAAAGCATCGCAGATCTGGCAGGCGTTCGCGGTCCCTACCCGGATGCTCCAGATCCTGGATACCTCGGGCTCCATGCGGTCACCTGCGGGTAACTCCACACGTGCCACGCTCGTTGCCAACGCGACCATCGAAGGTATGACACTGCTCGCCAACGACGCCCAAGTCGGAATGTGGATCTTCGGCATCGACAAGGGCGGACCCCGCCAGGACTGGAAAGAAGTCGCCGAGGTACAGCGAATGGACCACAAGATCGGCGGCACTTCCCATCGTGAACGAATCACGACGCTGGTCCGCTCGTCGATGAAGAACGACCTGGGCGGCGGTACCGGCCTCTACGACACCACCCTCGCCGCGTACAAGAAGATGCTCGAGACCTACGACCCGACGACCACCAATCTCATCGGCCTGGTAACCGACGGGCAGAACGAGGATGCCAGCAGCATCACCCGCGACGAGTTGCTCGCGCAGCTCAAGGTCCTGCACAACCCGGGACGACCGGTCCGCATTCTCTCGATCGGCGTCACAGACGATGCGGATGCCGAGTCACTCAAACTCATCGCCGACGCCACCGGAGGTACCGCATACATCGCTCGCGACCCCACGGACATGAAAGGTATGTTCACCAGGGAGGTAGACAACCTGGTGAGGGACTTCACCAGGTGA
- a CDS encoding ABC transporter substrate-binding protein has translation MAEATVKYINENLGGINGRPIKLTMCFDELQAANARECANKAVGSKAVAVLSGTPSNPDTIAAVTSPAGLPYFMVNGGGKESLTAPNSYVVTNTVGGIVGLPAELAKERGYQKAAILVIDAPLATQPITGMGKLVFGNAGVELEVVTVPPGTADMTPQVQAVIDSGAKLVQVLGDIPFCTGAFKAMTTLNADIDKVAISNCVSSESAAQIPGGYEGITIRTTEDTNPDSADRKLFNAVLQKYGADGKEDGATAFRSLVAFQRSLSGMSGDITRESIVKRLNAQPEPVESPLAAGLTFQCGTKPMAVTPNVCSGGIIAGTSDKDGNVSDVKTYDVAPLFKMPAAG, from the coding sequence GTGGCCGAGGCGACCGTCAAATACATCAATGAGAACCTCGGCGGTATCAATGGCAGGCCGATCAAGCTCACCATGTGCTTCGACGAGTTGCAGGCAGCCAATGCACGGGAGTGTGCGAACAAGGCCGTTGGTTCGAAAGCTGTTGCAGTTCTGAGTGGTACGCCGTCAAATCCGGATACAATCGCCGCGGTGACCTCGCCCGCAGGCCTGCCGTATTTCATGGTCAACGGCGGTGGCAAGGAGTCGCTGACGGCTCCCAACTCATACGTGGTGACCAACACCGTCGGTGGCATCGTCGGTCTGCCGGCCGAATTGGCGAAAGAACGGGGCTACCAGAAGGCGGCGATACTGGTGATCGACGCCCCGCTGGCAACCCAACCCATCACCGGCATGGGTAAGCTCGTCTTCGGTAACGCCGGTGTGGAATTGGAAGTCGTCACCGTGCCGCCGGGCACGGCCGATATGACCCCGCAGGTACAGGCCGTGATCGACAGTGGTGCGAAACTGGTGCAGGTTCTCGGCGATATTCCGTTCTGTACCGGTGCGTTCAAGGCGATGACGACCCTCAACGCGGACATTGACAAGGTCGCCATCAGCAATTGCGTGAGCAGCGAATCGGCGGCGCAGATTCCGGGTGGATATGAAGGAATAACCATCCGGACCACCGAGGACACCAACCCTGATTCCGCGGACCGTAAGCTTTTCAACGCGGTTCTGCAGAAGTACGGCGCCGACGGAAAAGAAGACGGTGCTACCGCGTTCCGTTCCCTGGTGGCGTTCCAGCGTTCACTGTCGGGAATGAGCGGCGACATCACGCGGGAATCCATCGTCAAGCGCCTGAATGCGCAGCCCGAACCGGTGGAAAGCCCGCTGGCTGCAGGGCTGACCTTCCAGTGCGGAACCAAGCCGATGGCGGTCACGCCGAATGTGTGCTCCGGTGGCATCATCGCCGGAACCTCGGACAAGGACGGCAACGTCAGCGATGTGAAGACCTACGACGTGGCACCGCTGTTCAAGATGCCCGCCGCCGGGTGA
- a CDS encoding CaiB/BaiF CoA transferase family protein: protein MTAVMKGVRIVEVAEQAFGPAACALLSDWGADVIKIEPVEKGDAGRGLRALGNDDVLPLFESNNRGKRSLGLDLSTDDGRDILYRLVADADIFVTNKVPRVRKRLRIDVDDIRRCNPDIIYARATGNGERGPEADNGSYDLLGFWYRTGAALGAAPAGSSPPYLPSPGFGDLIGATTIAAGLMGALYHRATTGEAPVVDVSLLATGMWAMSGSISSAALTREWSWPPPARNPLSHTYETADHRWIGLCCLQPAAYWAPLCEVLGRPDLVADPRFADYQSLMANAGRVMDLLAEIFAKEKLDHWRSVLADFKGQWTVIQDPVQVLDDPQVVANGLVQTCTTDAGVPFDLVTAPVQYDGKPAVTRRGPGLSEHGDAILADLGYDWDTVVDLKVRGVVA from the coding sequence ATGACCGCCGTGATGAAGGGGGTGCGCATCGTTGAGGTTGCCGAACAGGCATTCGGCCCGGCGGCATGCGCACTTCTGAGCGACTGGGGTGCCGACGTCATCAAGATTGAACCGGTGGAAAAGGGTGACGCAGGCCGTGGTCTGCGGGCCCTGGGCAATGACGACGTTCTGCCCCTGTTCGAGAGCAACAACCGCGGCAAACGCAGTCTGGGCCTGGATCTTTCGACCGACGACGGCCGGGACATCCTGTACCGGCTGGTGGCCGACGCCGATATCTTCGTCACAAACAAGGTACCGCGAGTCCGTAAGCGCCTGCGCATCGACGTCGACGACATCCGCAGATGCAACCCGGACATCATCTACGCCCGTGCCACCGGAAACGGTGAACGCGGCCCGGAAGCCGACAACGGGTCCTACGACTTGCTCGGCTTCTGGTACCGGACCGGCGCGGCGCTCGGCGCCGCCCCGGCCGGCAGTTCACCGCCCTACCTGCCGAGCCCCGGCTTCGGTGACCTGATCGGCGCCACCACCATCGCCGCCGGTCTGATGGGCGCGCTCTACCACCGGGCCACCACCGGTGAGGCGCCCGTGGTCGACGTGTCGCTGCTGGCCACCGGCATGTGGGCGATGAGCGGGTCGATCTCCTCGGCAGCCCTCACGCGCGAATGGTCCTGGCCGCCACCGGCCCGAAACCCTTTGTCACACACGTATGAAACGGCCGATCATCGGTGGATCGGGCTGTGCTGTCTGCAACCGGCGGCGTACTGGGCGCCGCTGTGTGAGGTGCTCGGCCGGCCCGACCTGGTCGCCGACCCCCGCTTCGCGGATTACCAGTCGCTGATGGCCAATGCCGGTCGGGTGATGGACCTCCTGGCCGAAATCTTCGCCAAGGAAAAACTCGATCACTGGCGCAGTGTGCTCGCGGACTTCAAGGGGCAGTGGACGGTCATCCAGGATCCGGTGCAGGTGCTCGATGATCCGCAGGTGGTGGCCAATGGACTCGTGCAAACCTGTACTACCGACGCGGGAGTCCCGTTCGACCTGGTGACCGCCCCCGTGCAATATGACGGTAAGCCCGCCGTCACCCGCCGCGGACCGGGTCTGTCCGAACACGGCGACGCCATACTCGCCGACCTGGGCTACGACTGGGACACCGTCGTCGACCTCAAAGTGCGCGGTGTGGTCGCCTGA
- a CDS encoding cytochrome P450: MSAPTAPMADSVEFNPYSETFFNNPYDTYRRLRDEAPLYHNAEYGFWAISRYEDIAPAYKDSATFSSAKGVTLDMIKIAELLKGIPPQLIMLDPPEHDRMRRLVSKAFTPRAVKSWADLVTETIHGFFDDIADPTSFDAVGEFAALFPVEIICRILGVPAEYRQQIRLWIDTYLAREPGNMMMSQAGAEASIAMGQFFEALLAERKAAPRDDMLSELIAAEYVDTDGETKRLSDEEIIGFCRLLGGAGAETVTKLISNALVVFADHPDQWEALRQDRDKVPDAIEELVRFDGPLQYNFRVTTREVTFYGETIPADSPIMLITGAANRDDRVFENPDVFDINRKRPFGYNLGFGYGTHSCLGAPLARMESRVALNLLLDKLPRYEIDRSNLSRVSMTNVAGWKSVPVRALPAE; encoded by the coding sequence ATGAGTGCCCCGACGGCTCCCATGGCCGACAGCGTGGAATTCAATCCCTACAGCGAAACCTTTTTCAACAACCCGTACGACACCTATCGCCGACTGCGCGACGAGGCGCCGCTCTATCACAATGCCGAGTACGGATTCTGGGCGATCAGCCGCTACGAGGACATCGCTCCCGCCTACAAGGATTCGGCCACTTTCTCCTCGGCCAAGGGCGTCACTCTGGACATGATCAAGATCGCCGAGCTCCTCAAGGGGATTCCACCGCAGCTCATCATGCTCGACCCACCCGAGCACGACCGGATGCGGCGACTGGTCAGCAAGGCGTTCACCCCGCGTGCGGTCAAGAGCTGGGCCGACCTGGTCACCGAGACCATTCACGGATTCTTCGACGACATCGCCGACCCCACCTCGTTCGACGCCGTCGGCGAGTTCGCTGCCCTGTTTCCGGTCGAGATCATCTGCAGGATCCTGGGCGTACCCGCCGAGTACCGGCAGCAGATCCGGTTGTGGATCGACACCTACCTGGCCCGCGAACCCGGCAACATGATGATGAGCCAGGCCGGTGCCGAGGCATCGATCGCGATGGGCCAGTTCTTCGAGGCGCTACTGGCCGAACGCAAGGCCGCCCCCCGGGACGACATGCTCAGCGAGCTGATCGCCGCCGAGTACGTCGACACCGACGGCGAGACCAAACGCCTGAGCGACGAGGAGATCATCGGCTTCTGTCGGCTTCTCGGCGGTGCGGGAGCCGAGACCGTCACCAAGCTGATCAGCAACGCCCTCGTCGTCTTCGCCGACCACCCCGACCAGTGGGAGGCCCTGCGCCAGGACCGCGACAAGGTGCCCGACGCCATCGAGGAACTGGTCCGCTTCGACGGCCCGTTGCAGTACAACTTCCGGGTCACCACCCGTGAGGTAACCTTCTACGGCGAAACCATTCCGGCCGACTCCCCCATCATGCTGATCACCGGCGCCGCCAATCGCGATGACCGGGTTTTCGAGAACCCCGATGTCTTCGACATCAACCGCAAGCGCCCATTCGGCTACAATCTGGGCTTCGGATACGGCACCCACAGCTGCCTCGGTGCACCGCTGGCACGGATGGAGAGCCGGGTCGCACTGAACCTGTTGCTCGACAAGCTGCCCCGGTACGAGATCGACCGCAGCAACCTGAGCCGGGTGTCGATGACCAATGTCGCCGGCTGGAAGAGTGTGCCGGTGCGCGCGCTCCCCGCCGAGTAA
- a CDS encoding Rossmann-fold NAD(P)-binding domain-containing protein: MTTALDMCCEDDCLVVFITDVADEHARANAEQLASEGYLLIVGAVDAEVGDAVADRIRRQGGSAFGVPLDVRDMASVGAAVVMARYLAGTVDAVIHYGADDSDDAHHLAACLADACGRGRRHELILVDTASAPGADADLAGALREWSRERSRWSDSKRRSRRAGALLGEAGAVTLVPPIPVDPRSELPSRVPAGV; the protein is encoded by the coding sequence ATGACCACCGCTTTGGACATGTGCTGCGAGGACGACTGCCTCGTGGTGTTTATCACCGACGTCGCCGACGAGCATGCGCGGGCGAACGCCGAACAGCTTGCTTCCGAGGGATACCTGCTCATCGTGGGTGCCGTCGACGCCGAGGTCGGCGACGCCGTAGCTGACCGGATCCGTCGGCAGGGTGGCTCGGCGTTCGGTGTTCCGCTGGACGTACGCGACATGGCATCGGTCGGTGCGGCAGTCGTGATGGCACGGTACCTGGCCGGCACCGTCGATGCCGTGATCCACTACGGCGCAGATGATTCCGATGATGCTCATCATCTGGCGGCCTGCCTGGCCGATGCCTGTGGTAGGGGTCGCCGGCACGAACTGATCCTGGTCGACACAGCCTCGGCGCCCGGCGCCGACGCGGACCTCGCCGGGGCCCTGCGCGAATGGTCGCGGGAGCGTTCCCGCTGGTCCGACAGCAAGCGCCGCTCCCGCCGCGCCGGTGCTCTTCTGGGCGAGGCGGGAGCGGTGACCCTGGTCCCTCCGATTCCGGTGGACCCGCGCAGCGAGCTCCCCTCCCGCGTCCCGGCCGGTGTCTGA
- a CDS encoding amidohydrolase family protein, producing the protein MTVVEDPSVQPTNRNDPKLAPIKGIPVIDVDTHLTEPGDLWTSRAPEKFKDLVPRVALLQEEDFAKRAGWRPRQVHEGGTPAWIVGDDTCIGFAGGASVVNKSNHKVKGSDFIHWPLTDVSPAASLTEPRLALMDDVGIWGQILYPNAVGFGGQGLASVADPELRMLIFTIWNDTMAEMQEQSNGRLMGMGLIPWWDIDLAVKEVERCHGMGLKGVNTNADPQNQGFPDLSDKFYSPLWDACEDLDVPVNFHVGASVSQASYHGTAPWPSLNNDARLAIGTCMLYLSNARIMANLIYSGMLDRHKKLKLVSVESGIGWIPFMLTALDYQAEENGVDYLELKPSEYFRRQMYSCFWFEGEGDPNFTWYADQLTPDNIMFESDFPHPTCLYPSPLDGIASIFKDHDVPWEDREKILGGTAARVYNIDMPKTVTH; encoded by the coding sequence ATGACCGTCGTAGAAGACCCGTCAGTGCAACCCACGAACCGCAACGACCCGAAGCTGGCCCCCATCAAGGGGATTCCGGTGATCGATGTCGACACCCACCTCACCGAACCCGGTGACCTGTGGACATCGCGGGCGCCGGAGAAGTTCAAGGACCTCGTGCCGCGCGTGGCGCTGCTGCAAGAAGAGGACTTCGCCAAGCGTGCCGGCTGGCGTCCGCGTCAGGTCCACGAGGGCGGCACCCCGGCCTGGATCGTCGGTGACGACACCTGCATCGGCTTCGCCGGCGGTGCCAGCGTGGTCAACAAGAGTAACCACAAGGTCAAGGGCAGTGATTTCATCCACTGGCCGCTCACCGACGTGTCCCCGGCCGCGAGTCTGACGGAGCCGCGTCTGGCGCTGATGGACGATGTGGGCATCTGGGGACAGATCCTGTATCCCAACGCCGTCGGCTTCGGCGGGCAGGGACTGGCCAGCGTCGCCGACCCTGAACTGCGCATGCTGATCTTTACCATCTGGAACGACACGATGGCCGAGATGCAGGAACAGTCGAACGGCCGGCTCATGGGTATGGGCCTGATCCCCTGGTGGGACATCGACCTGGCCGTCAAGGAGGTCGAACGCTGCCACGGCATGGGTCTCAAGGGCGTCAACACCAACGCCGACCCGCAGAATCAGGGCTTCCCCGACCTGTCGGACAAGTTCTACAGCCCGCTGTGGGATGCCTGCGAAGACCTTGATGTTCCGGTGAATTTCCATGTGGGAGCAAGTGTTTCACAGGCCAGCTACCACGGAACCGCGCCCTGGCCCTCACTCAACAACGATGCCCGCCTGGCCATCGGTACCTGCATGCTGTACCTGTCCAACGCGCGCATCATGGCCAACCTGATCTACTCGGGCATGCTCGACCGACACAAGAAGCTCAAGCTGGTCTCGGTGGAGAGCGGTATCGGCTGGATCCCATTCATGCTCACCGCGCTGGACTACCAGGCCGAGGAGAACGGCGTCGACTATCTCGAACTCAAGCCGTCGGAGTACTTCCGCCGGCAGATGTATTCCTGCTTCTGGTTCGAGGGCGAGGGCGATCCGAACTTCACGTGGTACGCCGACCAGCTCACCCCCGACAACATCATGTTCGAGTCGGACTTCCCGCACCCGACATGCCTGTACCCGTCCCCGCTGGACGGTATCGCGAGCATCTTCAAGGACCACGATGTGCCGTGGGAGGACCGCGAGAAGATCCTCGGCGGTACCGCAGCACGGGTGTACAACATCGACATGCCCAAGACGGTCACGCACTGA
- a CDS encoding thiolase C-terminal domain-containing protein, with protein MNNSGAAIVGIGTTEYSKKSGRSELCLAAEASLAALADAGVAPGDVDGFVTFSIDNNDESTLARNLGVYEVDFFARTSAGGGGAPGAIALAAMAIETGKASVVLCYRAMNERSGRRFGQPLAFESQEVTTAEAERAWSAPFGMATPAAFMAHSARRYMHQYNVDAADFGLQPVVQREYAVTNPDAFFYGKPMALDDHQASRMIADPLRLLDCCQETDGGVALVVTSADRAAQLRHAPVRVLGSAMGIAARQHGMASMYRDDIAGVEETKIVGDQLYRQSDLAPADLDVAVLYDHFSPAILMQLEALGFCGPGEAPDLVRDGATRIDGAIPTNTNGGQLSEAYMHGFNGLVEAVRQLRGTAVNQVPDARHAIVTGGPYVATSGVILGVA; from the coding sequence ATGAACAATTCCGGCGCCGCGATAGTCGGCATAGGTACAACCGAATACTCGAAGAAGTCCGGACGCAGTGAGCTGTGCCTGGCCGCCGAAGCCAGTCTGGCCGCCCTCGCCGACGCGGGTGTGGCCCCCGGCGATGTCGACGGTTTTGTGACGTTCTCGATCGACAACAATGATGAAAGCACCCTGGCGAGGAATCTCGGTGTGTACGAGGTCGACTTCTTCGCCCGTACCTCGGCCGGTGGCGGTGGTGCGCCGGGTGCTATCGCCTTGGCGGCCATGGCAATCGAGACCGGCAAGGCGTCGGTGGTGCTGTGCTATCGGGCGATGAACGAGCGGTCCGGCCGCCGTTTCGGTCAGCCGCTGGCGTTCGAATCGCAGGAGGTTACGACCGCCGAGGCCGAGCGGGCGTGGTCCGCGCCCTTCGGGATGGCCACACCTGCCGCCTTCATGGCGCACAGTGCCCGCCGCTACATGCACCAGTACAACGTTGACGCGGCAGATTTCGGCCTACAGCCGGTAGTTCAGCGTGAGTACGCGGTCACCAATCCAGACGCCTTCTTCTACGGCAAGCCGATGGCGCTGGACGATCATCAGGCCTCCCGGATGATCGCCGACCCGCTGCGGTTGCTCGACTGCTGCCAGGAGACCGATGGTGGTGTGGCGCTGGTCGTCACTTCCGCCGACCGGGCTGCGCAGCTGCGACACGCACCGGTGCGGGTCCTCGGCAGCGCGATGGGCATCGCCGCACGGCAACACGGAATGGCCTCGATGTACCGCGACGACATCGCCGGGGTGGAGGAGACCAAGATCGTCGGTGACCAGCTCTACCGGCAGTCCGACCTGGCGCCGGCAGACCTCGATGTGGCCGTGCTGTACGACCATTTCAGCCCCGCCATCCTGATGCAGCTCGAGGCACTGGGCTTCTGCGGCCCGGGCGAGGCGCCCGACCTGGTCCGAGACGGTGCCACCCGCATAGATGGTGCGATCCCGACCAATACCAATGGGGGGCAATTGTCCGAGGCATACATGCACGGCTTCAATGGGCTCGTCGAAGCGGTCCGCCAGCTCCGCGGCACCGCCGTCAACCAGGTGCCCGATGCCCGGCACGCCATCGTCACCGGCGGCCCCTACGTGGCCACCAGCGGCGTGATCCTGGGGGTGGCGTGA
- a CDS encoding TetR/AcrR family transcriptional regulator, with protein MTTNAETASAQRVSELGAPISDGGEVSGSSASSSVGTSPTRTRMIEAALATIDDVGLYRASSNEIARRAGLTWGVIQRQFGSREALLLAAFESEWEKLIEMAHSPITGDTIEERIRSFHRILRDHYSRSEYYTGIQIVSNLRKDPKTSAAALELIETMTTRSAGFLTGLRERVLPDHPNGPELTSLIFFAIRDFHIGTHVEAAMNLAEVYERRRADRAAEEEVLVAGLVDIARRQSDTPQENR; from the coding sequence ATGACCACGAATGCGGAAACCGCCTCAGCCCAGAGGGTTTCGGAGTTGGGTGCTCCGATCTCCGATGGTGGTGAGGTGTCCGGCAGCTCCGCATCGAGCTCAGTCGGCACGAGTCCGACGAGGACCCGGATGATCGAGGCGGCACTGGCCACGATCGACGACGTCGGGTTGTACCGGGCCTCGTCCAACGAGATCGCCCGTCGGGCCGGGCTGACCTGGGGCGTGATCCAGCGTCAGTTCGGATCCCGCGAAGCGCTGCTGCTGGCCGCGTTCGAAAGTGAGTGGGAGAAACTGATCGAGATGGCACACTCGCCGATCACCGGCGACACCATCGAAGAACGTATTCGCTCCTTTCACCGGATCCTCCGCGACCACTACTCGCGCAGCGAGTACTACACGGGCATTCAGATCGTGTCCAACTTGCGCAAAGACCCCAAAACCTCGGCAGCGGCACTCGAGCTCATCGAGACCATGACCACCCGTTCGGCCGGATTTCTGACGGGACTACGTGAGCGGGTGCTGCCCGATCACCCCAACGGGCCGGAGCTGACCAGCTTGATCTTCTTCGCCATCAGGGACTTTCACATCGGCACCCATGTCGAGGCAGCGATGAACCTCGCCGAGGTGTACGAACGTCGCCGCGCCGACCGTGCGGCCGAAGAGGAAGTCCTCGTCGCCGGGCTGGTCGATATCGCCCGACGACAGTCAGACACCCCACAGGAGAATCGATGA